From the Exiguobacterium aurantiacum genome, one window contains:
- a CDS encoding LLM class flavin-dependent oxidoreductase: MRLSVLDQAPVTSGHTSEHALQSAVELAQVAEELGYYRMWMAEHHGGMSFASSAPEVVAAYIAAKTERIRLGSGGIMMMHYSPLKMAEVFKTLSALAPGRIDFGVGRAPGGDPNAIYAMSQGQKPMMDGLYEKLGTTLQLINDESPEERWYKNTPAAPTGVTLPEAWLLGSSGNSAIQAGRMGLGYSFAQFFNGELSVAALDAYRQHFTPSAFMEKPDISVTYLVTTAETEEEAEYLARPSDLSRLFLMKGQLRQLLSPEAAHDYPLTEIDKIQIANNRKIHLVGTPEQIATQLQEESVHYGFDEAMICSIQHTQESRLNVYRLLAKELL; this comes from the coding sequence ATGAGATTAAGTGTACTCGATCAAGCGCCGGTGACATCCGGACATACGTCAGAACACGCGTTACAAAGCGCGGTCGAACTCGCCCAAGTGGCAGAAGAACTAGGATATTACCGGATGTGGATGGCCGAACACCACGGCGGCATGTCGTTCGCGAGCTCGGCCCCGGAAGTCGTCGCAGCGTATATCGCCGCGAAGACGGAACGGATTCGCCTTGGGTCGGGTGGCATCATGATGATGCACTATTCGCCGCTCAAGATGGCCGAAGTGTTCAAGACGCTCAGCGCGCTCGCGCCGGGCCGGATCGACTTCGGGGTCGGCCGGGCCCCGGGTGGCGATCCTAATGCCATCTACGCGATGTCACAAGGTCAAAAACCGATGATGGACGGTTTGTATGAAAAACTTGGAACGACGTTGCAACTGATCAACGATGAGTCCCCGGAAGAACGGTGGTACAAGAACACGCCGGCCGCTCCGACCGGGGTGACGCTCCCTGAGGCGTGGCTCCTCGGATCGAGCGGGAATAGCGCCATCCAAGCAGGGCGGATGGGACTCGGTTATTCATTCGCCCAATTTTTCAATGGGGAACTGAGTGTCGCTGCGCTCGACGCGTATCGTCAGCACTTCACGCCGTCCGCTTTCATGGAGAAGCCGGACATCAGCGTCACGTATCTCGTCACGACGGCCGAGACGGAAGAAGAAGCCGAGTATTTGGCTCGCCCGTCGGATTTGTCGCGCTTGTTCTTGATGAAAGGACAGCTTCGTCAACTGCTCAGCCCGGAAGCGGCGCACGATTATCCCCTCACTGAGATCGATAAGATTCAAATCGCCAACAACCGCAAGATTCATCTCGTCGGGACACCGGAGCAGATTGCGACGCAATTGCAAGAAGAGTCGGTCCATTACGGATTTGATGAGGCGATGATTTGCAGCATCCAACATACGCAAGAGAGTCGTCTGAACGTCTATCGCCTCCTCGCCAAAGAGCTTCTCTGA
- a CDS encoding YjiH family protein — translation MNQTPNKPGQDGTSFTSNDFLKFLIPSLIGLMFFIVPVPTEDGFTIPVALLSNQLIDLIGGIVPTLAVIMMGISVLGSLWTYLAKPAFILERPHFNSLFNVTPFWFGMRVVGFIAGVMTLLVIGPEMITSEFTGGLLLYDLIPILFATFLFAGMLLPLLLNFGLLEFVGTMLIKVMRPLFKLPGRASLDSLASWVGDATIGILLTTKQYENGYYTKREAAVIATTFSVVSITFTIVILSYMELDAYFLQYYGAIVLSGIVAALIMPRIYPLSKKADTPYEETELKPEEPVPANVKMRTWALRQALLKSKSSKGAVATLKDGFQNVLDMWLGILPVVMAVGTIALVIAEYTPLFTILGKPFEPILMLLQVPEAEAAAQTMVVGFADMFLPAVLGSGIESELTRFVIATVSVTQLIFMSEVGGLLLGSKLPISFFDLVLIFLLRTFITLPIIVGIAHLVF, via the coding sequence ATGAATCAGACACCAAACAAGCCTGGCCAAGATGGGACCTCATTCACGTCCAACGACTTTCTGAAATTCTTAATTCCTTCTTTGATCGGTCTCATGTTCTTCATCGTGCCCGTACCGACCGAGGACGGATTTACGATTCCGGTCGCACTCTTGTCAAATCAGTTGATCGACCTCATCGGCGGGATCGTTCCGACGCTTGCCGTCATCATGATGGGCATCTCAGTGCTTGGATCATTATGGACGTATTTGGCTAAGCCGGCGTTCATCTTAGAACGGCCACACTTCAATTCACTGTTCAACGTCACACCGTTCTGGTTCGGGATGCGGGTCGTTGGTTTTATTGCCGGGGTGATGACACTTCTCGTAATCGGACCGGAGATGATCACATCCGAATTCACTGGCGGACTCTTGCTGTATGATTTGATTCCGATTTTATTCGCGACGTTCCTATTTGCTGGGATGTTGCTCCCGCTCCTATTGAACTTCGGTCTGCTCGAATTTGTCGGGACGATGCTCATCAAAGTGATGCGCCCGCTCTTCAAACTTCCGGGCCGGGCCTCGCTCGACTCGCTCGCATCTTGGGTCGGGGACGCGACAATCGGGATTCTCTTGACGACGAAACAGTATGAAAACGGCTACTACACGAAACGAGAAGCTGCCGTCATCGCCACGACGTTCTCCGTCGTCTCGATCACATTCACCATCGTCATCTTGTCGTATATGGAGCTCGACGCTTACTTCCTGCAATATTATGGAGCGATTGTCTTATCAGGGATTGTCGCAGCGCTGATTATGCCTCGGATTTATCCGTTGTCGAAAAAGGCTGATACACCATATGAAGAAACTGAACTAAAACCGGAAGAACCGGTGCCAGCCAACGTGAAAATGCGGACGTGGGCGTTGCGTCAAGCACTGTTAAAGTCAAAATCTAGCAAAGGTGCCGTCGCCACGCTTAAAGACGGTTTCCAAAACGTGCTCGACATGTGGCTCGGCATCTTGCCGGTCGTCATGGCCGTCGGGACGATTGCGCTCGTCATTGCAGAATACACGCCGCTCTTCACGATTCTCGGTAAACCGTTCGAACCGATTTTGATGTTGCTCCAAGTTCCCGAAGCCGAAGCGGCTGCTCAGACGATGGTCGTCGGGTTCGCCGATATGTTCTTACCGGCTGTCCTCGGAAGCGGGATCGAGAGTGAGCTGACGCGATTCGTCATCGCCACTGTCTCGGTCACGCAGCTCATCTTCATGTCGGAAGTCGGGGGATTGCTCCTCGGTTCGAAACTGCCGATTTCATTCTTTGACCTCGTCCTCATTTTCTTACTCCGGACGTTTATCACGTTACCTATCATCGTCGGGATCGCCCACTTGGTCTTTTGA
- a CDS encoding C39 family peptidase: MEHHYAGQLEVAKKGYAGIVDPVAYVNDRYHGHWTIKTEKRIEGVPALLQKAFNGGKNNCTLTSMTAVFRYYRDQGYDQIPEDVFEIQQDAREIALAHQFKDEKGTPPTRIATIVTKLWTYYGYDGRGSSRYLWKWSTFERELAADRPFILNMANGFYKNHSVTGIGYIIFRKPGFPDVILLEVLDNRSRDIRYIDFNEFNFWGSITRVHPPKLDVQAK; encoded by the coding sequence ATGGAACATCATTACGCAGGTCAGCTCGAGGTTGCGAAAAAAGGCTATGCCGGTATCGTTGACCCGGTGGCTTATGTGAACGACCGCTATCACGGCCATTGGACGATCAAAACCGAAAAGCGGATTGAAGGAGTTCCGGCGCTCCTGCAAAAAGCGTTCAACGGCGGCAAAAACAATTGTACGCTCACTTCGATGACGGCCGTCTTTCGTTATTACCGTGACCAAGGCTATGACCAAATCCCTGAGGACGTGTTCGAGATTCAACAGGATGCCCGCGAGATCGCCCTCGCCCATCAGTTCAAAGACGAGAAAGGCACACCCCCGACCCGCATCGCGACAATCGTCACGAAACTGTGGACCTACTACGGCTATGATGGACGCGGTAGCTCGCGGTATCTATGGAAATGGTCGACGTTCGAGCGCGAACTCGCGGCCGATCGTCCCTTCATCTTGAATATGGCGAACGGGTTCTATAAAAATCACTCCGTGACCGGAATCGGGTACATCATCTTCCGCAAACCCGGCTTTCCCGACGTCATCTTGCTCGAGGTGCTTGATAATAGATCCCGTGACATTCGCTACATCGATTTCAACGAGTTCAACTTTTGGGGCAGCATCACGCGCGTCCATCCGCCAAAGCTTGACGTTCAGGCAAAATAA
- the rluF gene encoding 23S rRNA pseudouridine(2604) synthase RluF, whose translation MRINKFISESGKASRRQADRLIEEGRVTINGKKAKIGDQVDPGDEVLVNGSAARVARNNVYIAVHKPVGITSTTEKKVKGNLVDLVNHPLRIFNIGRLDKDSEGLILMTNDGDIVNEILRAEGEHEKEYIVSVDKPITPEFVEQMEAGVKILGQKTLPCKVHQLSKFDFNITLTQGLNRQIRRMCEALGYEVYRLQRVRVMNITLGKLPPGQWRDLSKKEREQLFRELNYEPKEWY comes from the coding sequence ATGCGCATCAACAAATTCATCAGTGAATCCGGCAAGGCGTCCCGCCGCCAAGCCGACCGTCTCATCGAAGAGGGACGGGTCACCATCAACGGGAAGAAAGCGAAAATCGGGGACCAAGTGGACCCAGGAGACGAAGTGCTCGTCAACGGTTCGGCCGCCCGTGTCGCACGAAACAACGTCTATATCGCCGTCCATAAACCGGTTGGCATCACGAGCACGACCGAGAAGAAGGTTAAAGGCAACTTGGTCGACCTCGTCAACCACCCGCTCCGCATCTTCAATATCGGCCGTCTCGACAAAGATTCGGAAGGGCTCATCTTGATGACGAACGATGGCGATATCGTCAACGAGATCCTTCGCGCAGAGGGTGAGCACGAGAAAGAATACATCGTCTCGGTCGATAAGCCGATCACCCCGGAGTTCGTCGAACAGATGGAAGCCGGCGTGAAAATCCTCGGGCAGAAGACGTTGCCGTGTAAAGTGCACCAACTGTCGAAGTTCGATTTCAACATCACGCTGACGCAAGGACTCAACCGCCAAATCCGCCGCATGTGTGAAGCGCTCGGCTACGAGGTGTACCGTCTTCAACGCGTACGTGTCATGAACATCACACTCGGTAAGCTCCCGCCCGGACAATGGCGCGACCTGTCGAAGAAAGAGCGCGAGCAGTTGTTCCGCGAACTGAATTACGAACCGAAAGAATGGTACTGA
- a CDS encoding IS1182 family transposase produces the protein MIRKSTESETNRTQLEMVTLDELVPADHLVRKIEAVIDFEFIYPLVEDLYSEDRGRPSVDPVVLIKMAFLQYLFGIRSMRQTIREIETNVAYRWFLGFGFTDKVPHFSTFGKNYVRRFQYTSLFDDIFYHILEQAADAGFIDRAVLFVDSTHVKANANKRKLVKKTVRQEVKHYQEQLDAEVERDREESGKKPLGPKKNQAEETKEIKVSTTDPESGYYVKGEREKQFAYSVHAASDAHGFVLGAIVTPGNVHDSVAFPDLLDKVSDRLIQPFAVAADSAYKNPAIAKLLIDRGILPVFPYTRPKGKKGAFKTKDFIYDEHHDVYICPNNELLTYSTTMREGKRKYVSNPAVCVNCPLLEQCTKSQKHQRIIERHLWQPYMDEVEDLRHTELNRNIYDRRKQTVERVFADAKEKHGMRWTRYRGLEKVSMQAMLTFAALNLKKMAGWAWKNAQPA, from the coding sequence ATGATCAGGAAATCAACAGAATCGGAAACCAATCGGACACAACTGGAAATGGTCACGCTCGACGAGCTTGTGCCAGCGGACCATCTGGTCCGAAAAATCGAGGCGGTGATCGACTTTGAGTTCATCTATCCGCTCGTGGAGGACTTATATTCTGAGGACCGTGGCCGGCCAAGCGTCGACCCTGTCGTCCTGATCAAGATGGCCTTCCTTCAGTACCTGTTCGGTATCCGATCCATGCGACAGACGATTCGTGAGATCGAGACGAACGTCGCATACCGTTGGTTTCTCGGGTTCGGGTTCACGGACAAGGTGCCACATTTCTCGACGTTCGGGAAGAACTATGTGCGTCGGTTCCAGTACACGAGCTTGTTCGACGACATCTTCTATCATATCCTTGAACAGGCTGCTGACGCAGGGTTCATCGATCGTGCCGTCCTATTCGTCGACTCGACACACGTCAAAGCGAACGCAAACAAGCGGAAGCTCGTCAAGAAGACCGTCCGGCAAGAGGTGAAGCACTATCAAGAACAACTCGATGCCGAGGTCGAGCGAGACCGCGAAGAAAGTGGAAAGAAGCCCTTAGGGCCAAAAAAGAATCAGGCGGAGGAGACGAAGGAAATCAAGGTCAGCACGACAGACCCTGAGAGTGGATATTACGTGAAGGGTGAGCGTGAGAAGCAGTTCGCTTACTCGGTCCATGCGGCGAGCGACGCCCATGGGTTCGTGCTCGGTGCTATCGTCACACCGGGTAACGTGCACGATAGTGTAGCGTTCCCCGATCTGCTCGACAAGGTCTCCGACCGCCTGATTCAACCGTTCGCCGTCGCCGCCGACTCCGCCTATAAAAATCCGGCCATTGCCAAGCTGCTGATTGACCGTGGGATCCTGCCGGTCTTCCCATACACCCGCCCGAAGGGTAAGAAGGGCGCCTTCAAGACCAAGGATTTCATCTACGACGAGCACCATGACGTCTACATCTGCCCAAACAACGAGTTATTAACGTACAGCACGACGATGCGCGAGGGGAAACGCAAGTACGTCTCGAATCCTGCGGTTTGTGTGAACTGCCCGCTGCTCGAGCAGTGCACGAAGAGCCAGAAGCACCAGCGGATCATCGAGCGGCACCTCTGGCAACCCTATATGGACGAGGTCGAAGACCTCCGCCACACGGAATTGAACCGCAACATCTATGACCGTCGTAAACAGACGGTCGAGCGCGTGTTCGCGGACGCAAAAGAGAAGCATGGCATGCGTTGGACCCGTTATCGGGGACTTGAAAAAGTTTCAATGCAGGCGATGCTTACTTTTGCTGCCCTCAATCTTAAGAAGATGGCGGGCTGGGCATGGAAGAACGCCCAGCCCGCCTGA
- a CDS encoding S8 family peptidase, with translation MGKFGVSIEVDDAPRYIVKYKSSPSKSIGKMNALSNVSAEQIDIGRPGDHFAVVNVESASTKTQATAKTTLERDTNIEFIEPVQTYQAFMADTSYDYQWSLNPKSVLQPFQEAGIGLDAYEALKLPVRSVKVAVLDTGVDYRLLDFKGRVDIANEKNFVDPNGEGSALDDHGHGTHVAGVIGAIQNNGTSMRGIMPAVSILPVKVLDASGSGDTEQIALGIKYAVDAGAKVINMSLGGSESRTIGYMLKYAYDRGVVVVAATGNDGDSSLSYPASSKYTISVGATNTFGIVSDYSNYGYGVDVVAPGTKVASLVPNGNVVYMDGTSMVTPHVSAVVGLLLSTRPALKVEEIRQLLHRTAEPLAFSGGDAIGGMSYEDGLDYFMEDSEKEFPFNFDYISGYGKVNVHHAASMLRLYAKPGVVRDNSTVFAASVQSGTKVTVYNGEKRLAAGTSKQARIALNIGAKKEGTILRVVYSNGKLVSSERLLVVKGARAKQPTVSTPRANAKQVSGRADAGMTVIVRDAKRRVIGKGTTGLTGTFVTKTRTLKKGERLSIHIEDAKGRASQMKHVVVK, from the coding sequence ATGGGTAAATTCGGGGTATCGATTGAAGTTGATGATGCCCCGCGTTATATCGTCAAATACAAGTCGTCACCGAGCAAATCGATCGGGAAGATGAACGCGTTGTCGAACGTCTCGGCAGAACAGATCGATATCGGTCGCCCAGGTGACCACTTCGCGGTCGTCAATGTCGAGTCGGCGAGCACGAAAACGCAGGCGACGGCCAAGACGACGCTTGAGCGTGACACGAATATCGAATTCATCGAGCCGGTTCAGACGTATCAAGCGTTCATGGCTGATACGAGTTACGACTATCAATGGTCACTCAACCCGAAATCGGTGTTGCAGCCGTTCCAGGAAGCCGGAATCGGACTCGATGCGTATGAGGCTCTCAAATTGCCGGTCCGTTCGGTGAAAGTCGCCGTCCTTGATACGGGTGTCGATTATCGCCTCCTTGATTTCAAAGGACGTGTCGATATCGCCAACGAGAAGAATTTTGTCGACCCGAACGGGGAAGGCAGCGCGCTTGACGATCACGGGCACGGGACACACGTGGCCGGCGTCATCGGTGCGATTCAAAATAACGGGACATCGATGCGCGGAATCATGCCTGCTGTCTCGATTCTCCCGGTCAAAGTGCTAGACGCGAGTGGTTCTGGGGATACGGAACAGATCGCGCTCGGGATCAAGTATGCCGTCGATGCCGGTGCCAAAGTCATCAACATGAGCCTTGGCGGCAGCGAGAGCCGGACGATCGGCTACATGTTGAAGTACGCTTATGACCGCGGTGTCGTCGTCGTGGCGGCAACGGGGAATGATGGCGATTCAAGCCTGTCGTACCCAGCTTCATCGAAGTATACGATTTCGGTCGGTGCGACGAACACGTTCGGCATCGTCTCGGATTACTCGAATTACGGGTATGGGGTCGATGTCGTGGCGCCGGGCACGAAAGTCGCGAGTCTCGTCCCGAACGGAAACGTCGTCTATATGGACGGCACGAGTATGGTGACGCCACACGTCTCGGCTGTCGTTGGATTACTGCTATCGACACGTCCGGCACTCAAAGTCGAAGAGATTCGTCAATTGCTCCATCGTACGGCAGAGCCGCTTGCTTTCTCTGGCGGGGATGCGATAGGTGGGATGAGCTATGAAGACGGGCTTGACTATTTCATGGAAGACTCGGAAAAAGAATTTCCGTTCAACTTTGATTACATCAGCGGCTACGGCAAGGTCAACGTGCATCATGCGGCTTCGATGCTCCGTCTCTACGCCAAGCCAGGCGTCGTCCGTGACAATTCGACGGTGTTTGCCGCTAGTGTGCAGAGCGGGACGAAAGTGACGGTCTATAACGGCGAGAAACGTCTTGCGGCCGGAACATCGAAACAGGCTCGTATCGCGTTGAACATTGGGGCCAAAAAAGAAGGCACGATTCTCCGTGTCGTCTATAGCAACGGGAAGCTCGTCTCGAGCGAACGTCTCCTCGTCGTGAAAGGTGCCCGTGCGAAACAACCGACCGTCTCGACACCACGTGCGAACGCGAAGCAAGTATCGGGTCGCGCGGATGCGGGAATGACGGTCATCGTCCGAGACGCGAAGCGCCGAGTCATCGGAAAAGGGACGACCGGCCTCACGGGAACGTTCGTCACGAAGACACGCACCCTTAAAAAAGGGGAGCGCCTCTCGATCCACATCGAGGACGCGAAAGGTCGCGCGAGTCAGATGAAACACGTCGTTGTCAAATAA
- a CDS encoding SDR family NAD(P)-dependent oxidoreductase, protein MRLTGKVAVITGAGSGMGEETARLFAREGATVVATDINVDAVTRVVETIRANGGEAVALQHDVTSRSDWERIYDEVQSVCGKLDILVNNAGIALAKPFLEQTEDDWARTYRINIDGVMLGTQYAIPLMEHNGGGSIVNISSISALTGMAGAGAYTASKGAVRSLTKAAAVDYGKHNIRVNSVHPGYIVTPMSAPHMEHPDYKQHFLNQIALPHLGQAGEVAAAVLFLASDEANHITGIELPVDGGVTAK, encoded by the coding sequence ATGCGGTTAACGGGGAAAGTAGCGGTCATTACGGGGGCAGGCAGTGGTATGGGTGAGGAGACGGCCAGACTGTTCGCACGCGAAGGAGCGACCGTCGTCGCGACGGACATCAATGTTGACGCGGTGACACGTGTCGTCGAAACAATCCGGGCGAACGGAGGAGAGGCGGTCGCGCTTCAGCACGACGTCACTTCGCGCAGTGATTGGGAAAGAATTTATGATGAAGTCCAATCGGTGTGCGGGAAGCTCGATATTCTTGTCAACAATGCGGGCATCGCGCTTGCAAAACCGTTCTTGGAACAGACCGAGGACGACTGGGCACGGACGTATCGAATCAATATCGATGGCGTCATGCTCGGGACGCAATATGCCATCCCGCTCATGGAGCATAATGGCGGCGGTTCGATCGTCAACATCTCGTCAATCTCAGCATTAACAGGTATGGCGGGTGCCGGTGCATATACGGCCTCAAAAGGGGCCGTTCGCTCACTCACAAAGGCTGCGGCCGTCGATTACGGAAAACACAACATTCGCGTCAACTCGGTCCATCCGGGTTATATCGTGACACCGATGAGTGCGCCCCATATGGAGCATCCGGATTATAAACAGCATTTCTTGAACCAAATTGCCTTGCCGCATCTCGGTCAGGCGGGTGAAGTGGCGGCAGCCGTCTTATTCCTCGCATCGGACGAGGCGAACCATATCACCGGAATCGAACTTCCGGTCGACGGCGGTGTCACGGCCAAATAA
- a CDS encoding TetR/AcrR family transcriptional regulator yields the protein MSKRQQNKEERLNRIISQAEILFLKDGFERVQMQDIADAAEIGVATLFRYFPKKDQLIVAAAVRNLAPTLDAFKELTSRSGDAYSRLEAILDYLLDQQMKRTSHSRFREAFESYASFVPSPLPGIDDYIGLQREIMETLEPLIEAGKTDGSLRSDIDVKTTVVTVINAFGTFGNNIILKSHISYLEDDIEPHIQQRVLREMLLSYVRP from the coding sequence ATGAGTAAACGTCAACAAAACAAAGAAGAACGGTTAAATCGGATCATCAGTCAGGCTGAAATCCTGTTTCTAAAAGACGGGTTCGAGCGCGTCCAAATGCAGGACATCGCTGACGCCGCCGAAATCGGGGTCGCGACACTGTTTCGCTATTTCCCGAAAAAAGATCAGTTGATTGTCGCCGCGGCTGTCCGCAACTTGGCGCCGACGCTCGACGCATTCAAGGAACTGACGAGCCGGTCAGGAGATGCGTACTCGCGACTCGAGGCAATCCTTGACTATTTGCTCGACCAACAAATGAAACGGACGAGTCACTCTCGCTTCCGTGAAGCGTTTGAGAGTTACGCCTCGTTCGTCCCCAGTCCTCTACCGGGCATCGACGACTACATCGGACTACAGCGCGAGATTATGGAGACGCTCGAACCGCTCATTGAGGCTGGGAAGACGGACGGCTCACTTCGAAGTGACATCGACGTGAAAACGACCGTCGTCACCGTCATCAATGCGTTCGGGACGTTCGGCAACAATATCATTTTGAAGTCTCACATCAGTTATTTAGAGGACGATATCGAACCGCACATCCAACAACGGGTGTTGCGAGAGATGCTCCTATCATATGTGCGGCCATAA
- the gloA2 gene encoding SMU1112c/YaeR family gloxylase I-like metalloprotein, which translates to MELHTIHHVAIIASNYDEAKRFYIDILGFDVIREHHRPDKGDHKIDLRLGAYELELFIKPDSPKRPSFPEACGLRHLAFKVDDIESVVAELNTHGVTTEPIRFDTFTGEKMTFFFDPDGLPLELHE; encoded by the coding sequence ATGGAGCTACATACAATCCATCACGTGGCGATTATCGCCTCGAACTATGACGAGGCGAAGCGGTTCTACATCGATATCCTTGGTTTCGACGTCATCCGCGAGCATCATCGTCCGGACAAAGGCGATCACAAGATCGACCTGCGGCTCGGCGCGTACGAGCTTGAGCTGTTCATCAAACCGGATAGCCCGAAACGGCCGAGCTTCCCGGAGGCGTGCGGGCTCCGTCATCTCGCCTTCAAAGTCGACGACATCGAGTCGGTCGTCGCCGAACTGAATACGCACGGTGTCACGACGGAACCGATTCGGTTTGACACGTTCACGGGCGAGAAGATGACGTTCTTCTTCGACCCAGACGGTCTGCCGCTCGAACTGCACGAATAA
- the htpG gene encoding molecular chaperone HtpG — translation MTKKQFQAESKRILELMVHSIYTHKDIFLRELISNASDAIDKMYYRALSDEAIDFNKDDYFIKIELDKDARTITIRDTGIGMTDDELESNLGIIAKSGSLAMKQATKMEEDHSLIGQFGVGFYSAFMVADRVIVRTRSVDSEQGYLWESEGTDGYTIEPIDKTDVGTEITLHVKTDTDDETYSTFLEEYEIRSLIKKHSDFIRYPIKLDVTKHRQKDDSEEYEDYIEEETVNSMVPIWRKRKSELSDEDYKTFYHEKRYGFDEPLKHLHLNVDGSIRYQSILYLPSTVPFDYYTKEFEKGLELYSNGVLIMEKSPDLLPDYFGFVKGMVDSEDLSLNISREMLQQDRQLRVIAKNVKSKIKGMLEKMLQNEREDYEKFFESFGRQIKFGVYDQFGAAKDDLKDLLLFHSSNEKKLVTLKEYVERMKDDQKYIYYATGESIHRIDLLPQAERLKEEGFEILYFTEEIDEFAIKMLQSYDDKEFKSIASGDLGLDDEAANSLNEDNKDLFAFMKQELGDRVKEVRASTRLKSHPVCLTVAGDVSIEMEKILNTMPNGGGMKAEKVLEVNADHAIFQTLQRVYTEDEAKAKQYTDLLYQQALLIEGLPIEDPVAYSNAVCALMAE, via the coding sequence ATGACAAAGAAACAGTTTCAAGCCGAATCGAAACGAATTTTAGAGTTGATGGTCCACTCAATCTATACGCATAAGGACATCTTCCTCCGTGAGCTCATCTCGAACGCGAGTGACGCCATCGACAAGATGTATTACCGGGCCTTATCGGATGAGGCGATCGACTTCAATAAGGACGACTACTTCATTAAAATCGAGCTCGATAAAGACGCCCGCACGATCACTATCCGCGACACCGGAATCGGGATGACGGACGACGAGCTCGAGTCGAACCTTGGAATCATCGCCAAGAGCGGTTCGCTCGCGATGAAGCAGGCGACGAAGATGGAAGAAGATCACAGCCTCATCGGTCAATTCGGCGTCGGCTTCTACTCGGCGTTCATGGTGGCCGACCGTGTGATTGTCCGCACCCGCTCGGTCGACAGCGAACAAGGCTACTTGTGGGAATCGGAAGGCACAGACGGCTATACGATCGAGCCAATCGACAAGACAGACGTCGGGACCGAGATCACGTTGCACGTGAAAACCGACACAGACGACGAGACGTATTCGACGTTCCTCGAAGAATACGAGATTCGGTCGCTCATCAAGAAGCACTCGGACTTCATCCGCTATCCGATCAAGCTCGACGTGACGAAACACCGTCAAAAAGACGACTCAGAAGAGTACGAGGACTATATCGAAGAAGAGACGGTCAACAGCATGGTGCCGATTTGGCGCAAACGGAAGAGCGAGCTCTCGGACGAGGACTACAAGACGTTCTATCACGAGAAACGCTACGGCTTCGACGAGCCGCTCAAACACCTTCACTTGAACGTCGACGGTTCCATCCGGTATCAGTCGATTCTCTACCTCCCATCGACGGTCCCGTTCGACTATTACACGAAAGAGTTTGAGAAAGGGCTCGAGCTATATTCGAACGGCGTCTTGATCATGGAGAAATCGCCTGACCTGCTCCCGGACTATTTCGGTTTCGTCAAAGGGATGGTCGACTCGGAAGACCTATCGCTCAACATTTCCCGGGAGATGCTGCAACAAGACCGACAGCTCCGCGTCATCGCCAAGAACGTGAAGTCGAAAATTAAAGGTATGCTCGAGAAGATGCTCCAAAACGAGCGCGAGGATTACGAGAAGTTCTTCGAGTCATTCGGCCGTCAAATCAAGTTCGGCGTCTACGACCAGTTCGGCGCTGCCAAGGACGACTTGAAAGACTTGCTCTTGTTCCACTCGTCGAACGAGAAGAAGCTCGTCACGCTCAAAGAGTACGTCGAACGCATGAAAGACGACCAGAAGTACATCTATTACGCGACGGGTGAATCGATTCACCGCATCGACCTCCTCCCTCAGGCGGAACGCTTGAAAGAAGAAGGGTTCGAGATTCTCTATTTCACTGAAGAAATCGACGAGTTCGCCATCAAGATGCTCCAGTCGTATGACGACAAAGAGTTCAAGTCGATCGCGAGCGGGGACCTCGGGCTCGATGACGAGGCGGCCAATTCGCTCAACGAGGACAACAAGGACTTGTTCGCCTTCATGAAACAAGAACTTGGCGACCGTGTTAAAGAAGTGCGCGCCTCGACACGCCTCAAGTCACATCCGGTCTGCTTGACGGTCGCTGGCGACGTCTCGATCGAGATGGAGAAGATTTTGAACACGATGCCGAACGGTGGCGGTATGAAAGCGGAGAAAGTGCTTGAAGTGAACGCCGACCACGCCATCTTCCAAACGTTACAACGCGTCTATACAGAAGATGAGGCGAAAGCGAAACAGTATACTGATTTGCTCTATCAGCAAGCGCTCCTCATCGAAGGGCTACCGATTGAAGATCCGGTCGCCTATTCGAATGCGGTGTGCGCGTTGATGGCGGAGTAA